One segment of Brassica napus cultivar Da-Ae chromosome C3, Da-Ae, whole genome shotgun sequence DNA contains the following:
- the LOC106439707 gene encoding photosystem I reaction center subunit psaK, chloroplastic encodes MASTVMTTLPQFNGLRASKISAAPVQGLATVVPMRRKGNGALGAKCDFIGSSTNLIMVTSTTLMLFAGRFGLAPSANRKATAGLKLEARDSGLQTGDPAGFTLADTLACGTVGHIIGVGVVLGLKNIGAI; translated from the exons ATGGCAAGCACTGTAATGACTACACTGCCTCAGTTCAATGGTCTTCGAGCCAGCAAGATCTCTGCAGCTCCAGTTCAAGGCCTG GCAACTGTTGTGCCCATGAGACGCAAGGGAAATGGAGCTTTGGGTGCAAAATGTGACTTCATTGGTTCATCAACAAATCTG ATAATGGTAACGTCGACGACTCTGATGCTGTTCGCTGGGAGATTCGGACTAGCACCATCAGCCAATAGGAAGGCGACAGCTGGACTTAAGCTAGAGGCACGTGACTCGGGTCTACAAACGGGTGACCCAGCCGGGTTCACTCTCGCCGACACTTTGGCTTGTGGTACCGTTGGTCACATCATCGGCGTCGGAGTTGTCCTTGGTCTCAAAAACATTGGTGCTATTTAA